In Bubalus bubalis isolate 160015118507 breed Murrah chromosome 3, NDDB_SH_1, whole genome shotgun sequence, a genomic segment contains:
- the ETV4 gene encoding ETS translocation variant 4 isoform X1 gives MLGTPRGSSTDARASDGVRTQPPRPQVSAPARGPGRVAGGSGRMERRMKGGYLDQQVPYTFCSKSPGNGSLREALTVPQGKLMDPGSLPPPDSEDLFQDLSHFQETWLAEAQVPDSDEQFVPDFHSENLAFHSPTTRIKKEPQSPCTDPALSCSRKPRLPYHHGEQCLYSSAYDPPRQIAIKSPAPGAPGQSPLQPFPRAEQRNFLRSSSASQPHPGHGYLGEHSSIFQQPLDVCHSFTPSQGAGREPLPAPYQHQLSEPCPPYPQQSFKQEYLDPLYEQAGQPAVGQGGVSGHRYPGAGVVIKQEQTDFSYDSDVPGYASMYLHTEGFSGPSPGDRTVGYGYEKPLRPFPDDVCVVPEKFEGDIKQEGMGAFREGPPYQRRGALQLWQFLVALLDDPTNAHFIAWTGRGMEFKLIEPEEVARLWGIQKNRPAMNYDKLSRSLRYYYEKGIMQKVAGERYVYKFVCEPEALFSLAFPDNQRPALKAEFDRPVSEEDTVPLSHLDESPAYLPELAGPAQPFGPKGGYSY, from the exons ATGCTCGGGACCCCTCGCGGCTCCAGTACAGACGCCCGGGCCTCAG ACGGTGTGCGAACgcagcccccccgcccccaggtctCTGCCCCCGCGCGGGGCCCGGGCCGTGTGGCCGGAGGGAGCGGCCGGATGGAGCGGAGGATGAAAGGCGGATACTTGGACCAGCAAGTGCCCTACACCTTCTGCAGC AAATCGCCCGGAAATGGGAGCTTGCGCGAAGCTCTGACGGTCCCACAGGGGAAGCTCATGGACCCGGGCTCCCTGCCGCCCCCCGACTCCGAAG ATCTCTTCCAGGATCTAAGTCACTTCCAGGAGACGTGGCTCGCTGAAG CTCAGGTACCGGACAGTGATGAGCAGTTTGTTCCTGATTTCCATTCGGAAAACT tAGCTTTCCACAGCCCCACCACCAGGATCAAGAAGGAGCCCCAGAGTCCTTGCACAGACCCGGCCCTGTCCTGCAGCAGAAAGCCCCGCCTCCCCTATCACCATGGCGAGCAGTGCCTTTATTCCAG TGCCTATGACCCCCCTAGACAAATCGCCATCAAGTCCCCTGCCCCTGGTGCCCCCGGACAGTCGCCCCTGCAGCCCTTTCCCCGGGCAGAACAACGGAATTTCCTGAGATCCTCCAgcgcctcccagccccaccctggccACGGGTACCTCGGGGAGCACAG CTCCATCTTCCAGCAGCCCCTGGATGTCTGCCACTCCTTCACACCCTCTCAGGGAGCGGGCCGTgaacccctccctgccccctaccAACACCAGCTGTCGGAGCCCTGCCCACCCTACCCTCAGCAGAGCTTCAAGCAGGAATACCTTGACCCCCTGTATGAACAGGCCGGCCAGCCAGCAGTGGGCCAGGGTGGAGTCAGTGGGCACAGGTACCCAGGGGCGGGGGTGGTGATCAAACAGGAACAGACGGACTTCTCCTACGACTCAG ATGTCCCTGGGTATGCCTCAATGTACCTTCACACAGAGGGTTTCTCCGGGCCCTCTCCAGGTGACAGAACCGTGG GCTATGGCTATGAGAAACCTCTGCGACCATTCCCAGATGATGTCTGTGTCGTCCCTGAGAAGTTTGAAG GAGACATCAAGCAGGAAGGGATGGGAGCCTTCCGAGAGGGACCACCCTACCAGCGCCGGGGTGCCTTGCAGCTGTGGCAGTTTCTGGTGGCCCTGCTCGATGACCCGACGAATGCCCACTTCATTGCCTGGACCGGCCGGGGGATGGAGTTCAAACTAATTGAGCCTGAGGAG GTTGCCAGGCTCTGGGGTATCCAGAAGAACCGGCCAGCTATGAATTACGACAAACTGAGTCGCTCACTCCGATACTACTACGAGAAAGGCATCATGCAGAAG GTGGCTGGCGAGCGTTATGTGTACAAGTTTGTGTGCGAGCCCGAGGCCCTCTTCTCTCTGGCCTTCCCGGACAATCAGCGTCCAGCTCTCAAGGCTGAGTTTGACCGGCCGGTCAGTGAGGAGGACACAGTCCCTTTGTCCCACTTGGACGAGAGCCCCGCCTACCTCCCAGAGCTGGCTGGCCCTGCCCAGCCCTTTGGCCCCAAGGGTGGCTACTCTTACTAG
- the ETV4 gene encoding ETS translocation variant 4 isoform X3 → MLGTPRGSSTDARASDGVRTQPPRPQVSAPARGPGRVAGGSGRMERRMKGGYLDQQVPYTFCSKSPGNGSLREALTVPQGKLMDPGSLPPPDSEDLFQDLSHFQETWLAEAQVPDSDEQFVPDFHSENLAFHSPTTRIKKEPQSPCTDPALSCSRKPRLPYHHGEQCLYSSAYDPPRQIAIKSPAPGAPGQSPLQPFPRAEQRNFLRSSSASQPHPGHGYLGEHSSIFQQPLDVCHSFTPSQGAGREPLPAPYQHQLSEPCPPYPQQSFKQEYLDPLYEQAGQPAVGQGGVSGHRYPGAGVVIKQEQTDFSYDSDVPGYASMYLHTEGFSGPSPGYGYEKPLRPFPDDVCVVPEKFEGDIKQEGMGAFREGPPYQRRGALQLWQFLVALLDDPTNAHFIAWTGRGMEFKLIEPEEVARLWGIQKNRPAMNYDKLSRSLRYYYEKGIMQKVAGERYVYKFVCEPEALFSLAFPDNQRPALKAEFDRPVSEEDTVPLSHLDESPAYLPELAGPAQPFGPKGGYSY, encoded by the exons ATGCTCGGGACCCCTCGCGGCTCCAGTACAGACGCCCGGGCCTCAG ACGGTGTGCGAACgcagcccccccgcccccaggtctCTGCCCCCGCGCGGGGCCCGGGCCGTGTGGCCGGAGGGAGCGGCCGGATGGAGCGGAGGATGAAAGGCGGATACTTGGACCAGCAAGTGCCCTACACCTTCTGCAGC AAATCGCCCGGAAATGGGAGCTTGCGCGAAGCTCTGACGGTCCCACAGGGGAAGCTCATGGACCCGGGCTCCCTGCCGCCCCCCGACTCCGAAG ATCTCTTCCAGGATCTAAGTCACTTCCAGGAGACGTGGCTCGCTGAAG CTCAGGTACCGGACAGTGATGAGCAGTTTGTTCCTGATTTCCATTCGGAAAACT tAGCTTTCCACAGCCCCACCACCAGGATCAAGAAGGAGCCCCAGAGTCCTTGCACAGACCCGGCCCTGTCCTGCAGCAGAAAGCCCCGCCTCCCCTATCACCATGGCGAGCAGTGCCTTTATTCCAG TGCCTATGACCCCCCTAGACAAATCGCCATCAAGTCCCCTGCCCCTGGTGCCCCCGGACAGTCGCCCCTGCAGCCCTTTCCCCGGGCAGAACAACGGAATTTCCTGAGATCCTCCAgcgcctcccagccccaccctggccACGGGTACCTCGGGGAGCACAG CTCCATCTTCCAGCAGCCCCTGGATGTCTGCCACTCCTTCACACCCTCTCAGGGAGCGGGCCGTgaacccctccctgccccctaccAACACCAGCTGTCGGAGCCCTGCCCACCCTACCCTCAGCAGAGCTTCAAGCAGGAATACCTTGACCCCCTGTATGAACAGGCCGGCCAGCCAGCAGTGGGCCAGGGTGGAGTCAGTGGGCACAGGTACCCAGGGGCGGGGGTGGTGATCAAACAGGAACAGACGGACTTCTCCTACGACTCAG ATGTCCCTGGGTATGCCTCAATGTACCTTCACACAGAGGGTTTCTCCGGGCCCTCTCCAG GCTATGGCTATGAGAAACCTCTGCGACCATTCCCAGATGATGTCTGTGTCGTCCCTGAGAAGTTTGAAG GAGACATCAAGCAGGAAGGGATGGGAGCCTTCCGAGAGGGACCACCCTACCAGCGCCGGGGTGCCTTGCAGCTGTGGCAGTTTCTGGTGGCCCTGCTCGATGACCCGACGAATGCCCACTTCATTGCCTGGACCGGCCGGGGGATGGAGTTCAAACTAATTGAGCCTGAGGAG GTTGCCAGGCTCTGGGGTATCCAGAAGAACCGGCCAGCTATGAATTACGACAAACTGAGTCGCTCACTCCGATACTACTACGAGAAAGGCATCATGCAGAAG GTGGCTGGCGAGCGTTATGTGTACAAGTTTGTGTGCGAGCCCGAGGCCCTCTTCTCTCTGGCCTTCCCGGACAATCAGCGTCCAGCTCTCAAGGCTGAGTTTGACCGGCCGGTCAGTGAGGAGGACACAGTCCCTTTGTCCCACTTGGACGAGAGCCCCGCCTACCTCCCAGAGCTGGCTGGCCCTGCCCAGCCCTTTGGCCCCAAGGGTGGCTACTCTTACTAG
- the ETV4 gene encoding ETS translocation variant 4 isoform X6, translated as MDPGSLPPPDSEDLFQDLSHFQETWLAEAQVPDSDEQFVPDFHSENLAFHSPTTRIKKEPQSPCTDPALSCSRKPRLPYHHGEQCLYSSAYDPPRQIAIKSPAPGAPGQSPLQPFPRAEQRNFLRSSSASQPHPGHGYLGEHSSIFQQPLDVCHSFTPSQGAGREPLPAPYQHQLSEPCPPYPQQSFKQEYLDPLYEQAGQPAVGQGGVSGHRYPGAGVVIKQEQTDFSYDSDVPGYASMYLHTEGFSGPSPGDRTVGYGYEKPLRPFPDDVCVVPEKFEGDIKQEGMGAFREGPPYQRRGALQLWQFLVALLDDPTNAHFIAWTGRGMEFKLIEPEEVARLWGIQKNRPAMNYDKLSRSLRYYYEKGIMQKVAGERYVYKFVCEPEALFSLAFPDNQRPALKAEFDRPVSEEDTVPLSHLDESPAYLPELAGPAQPFGPKGGYSY; from the exons ATGGACCCGGGCTCCCTGCCGCCCCCCGACTCCGAAG ATCTCTTCCAGGATCTAAGTCACTTCCAGGAGACGTGGCTCGCTGAAG CTCAGGTACCGGACAGTGATGAGCAGTTTGTTCCTGATTTCCATTCGGAAAACT tAGCTTTCCACAGCCCCACCACCAGGATCAAGAAGGAGCCCCAGAGTCCTTGCACAGACCCGGCCCTGTCCTGCAGCAGAAAGCCCCGCCTCCCCTATCACCATGGCGAGCAGTGCCTTTATTCCAG TGCCTATGACCCCCCTAGACAAATCGCCATCAAGTCCCCTGCCCCTGGTGCCCCCGGACAGTCGCCCCTGCAGCCCTTTCCCCGGGCAGAACAACGGAATTTCCTGAGATCCTCCAgcgcctcccagccccaccctggccACGGGTACCTCGGGGAGCACAG CTCCATCTTCCAGCAGCCCCTGGATGTCTGCCACTCCTTCACACCCTCTCAGGGAGCGGGCCGTgaacccctccctgccccctaccAACACCAGCTGTCGGAGCCCTGCCCACCCTACCCTCAGCAGAGCTTCAAGCAGGAATACCTTGACCCCCTGTATGAACAGGCCGGCCAGCCAGCAGTGGGCCAGGGTGGAGTCAGTGGGCACAGGTACCCAGGGGCGGGGGTGGTGATCAAACAGGAACAGACGGACTTCTCCTACGACTCAG ATGTCCCTGGGTATGCCTCAATGTACCTTCACACAGAGGGTTTCTCCGGGCCCTCTCCAGGTGACAGAACCGTGG GCTATGGCTATGAGAAACCTCTGCGACCATTCCCAGATGATGTCTGTGTCGTCCCTGAGAAGTTTGAAG GAGACATCAAGCAGGAAGGGATGGGAGCCTTCCGAGAGGGACCACCCTACCAGCGCCGGGGTGCCTTGCAGCTGTGGCAGTTTCTGGTGGCCCTGCTCGATGACCCGACGAATGCCCACTTCATTGCCTGGACCGGCCGGGGGATGGAGTTCAAACTAATTGAGCCTGAGGAG GTTGCCAGGCTCTGGGGTATCCAGAAGAACCGGCCAGCTATGAATTACGACAAACTGAGTCGCTCACTCCGATACTACTACGAGAAAGGCATCATGCAGAAG GTGGCTGGCGAGCGTTATGTGTACAAGTTTGTGTGCGAGCCCGAGGCCCTCTTCTCTCTGGCCTTCCCGGACAATCAGCGTCCAGCTCTCAAGGCTGAGTTTGACCGGCCGGTCAGTGAGGAGGACACAGTCCCTTTGTCCCACTTGGACGAGAGCCCCGCCTACCTCCCAGAGCTGGCTGGCCCTGCCCAGCCCTTTGGCCCCAAGGGTGGCTACTCTTACTAG
- the ETV4 gene encoding ETS translocation variant 4 isoform X5 translates to MERRMKGGYLDQQVPYTFCSKSPGNGSLREALTVPQGKLMDPGSLPPPDSEDLFQDLSHFQETWLAEAQVPDSDEQFVPDFHSENLAFHSPTTRIKKEPQSPCTDPALSCSRKPRLPYHHGEQCLYSSAYDPPRQIAIKSPAPGAPGQSPLQPFPRAEQRNFLRSSSASQPHPGHGYLGEHSSIFQQPLDVCHSFTPSQGAGREPLPAPYQHQLSEPCPPYPQQSFKQEYLDPLYEQAGQPAVGQGGVSGHRYPGAGVVIKQEQTDFSYDSDVPGYASMYLHTEGFSGPSPGDRTVGYGYEKPLRPFPDDVCVVPEKFEGDIKQEGMGAFREGPPYQRRGALQLWQFLVALLDDPTNAHFIAWTGRGMEFKLIEPEEVARLWGIQKNRPAMNYDKLSRSLRYYYEKGIMQKVAGERYVYKFVCEPEALFSLAFPDNQRPALKAEFDRPVSEEDTVPLSHLDESPAYLPELAGPAQPFGPKGGYSY, encoded by the exons ATGGAGCGGAGGATGAAAGGCGGATACTTGGACCAGCAAGTGCCCTACACCTTCTGCAGC AAATCGCCCGGAAATGGGAGCTTGCGCGAAGCTCTGACGGTCCCACAGGGGAAGCTCATGGACCCGGGCTCCCTGCCGCCCCCCGACTCCGAAG ATCTCTTCCAGGATCTAAGTCACTTCCAGGAGACGTGGCTCGCTGAAG CTCAGGTACCGGACAGTGATGAGCAGTTTGTTCCTGATTTCCATTCGGAAAACT tAGCTTTCCACAGCCCCACCACCAGGATCAAGAAGGAGCCCCAGAGTCCTTGCACAGACCCGGCCCTGTCCTGCAGCAGAAAGCCCCGCCTCCCCTATCACCATGGCGAGCAGTGCCTTTATTCCAG TGCCTATGACCCCCCTAGACAAATCGCCATCAAGTCCCCTGCCCCTGGTGCCCCCGGACAGTCGCCCCTGCAGCCCTTTCCCCGGGCAGAACAACGGAATTTCCTGAGATCCTCCAgcgcctcccagccccaccctggccACGGGTACCTCGGGGAGCACAG CTCCATCTTCCAGCAGCCCCTGGATGTCTGCCACTCCTTCACACCCTCTCAGGGAGCGGGCCGTgaacccctccctgccccctaccAACACCAGCTGTCGGAGCCCTGCCCACCCTACCCTCAGCAGAGCTTCAAGCAGGAATACCTTGACCCCCTGTATGAACAGGCCGGCCAGCCAGCAGTGGGCCAGGGTGGAGTCAGTGGGCACAGGTACCCAGGGGCGGGGGTGGTGATCAAACAGGAACAGACGGACTTCTCCTACGACTCAG ATGTCCCTGGGTATGCCTCAATGTACCTTCACACAGAGGGTTTCTCCGGGCCCTCTCCAGGTGACAGAACCGTGG GCTATGGCTATGAGAAACCTCTGCGACCATTCCCAGATGATGTCTGTGTCGTCCCTGAGAAGTTTGAAG GAGACATCAAGCAGGAAGGGATGGGAGCCTTCCGAGAGGGACCACCCTACCAGCGCCGGGGTGCCTTGCAGCTGTGGCAGTTTCTGGTGGCCCTGCTCGATGACCCGACGAATGCCCACTTCATTGCCTGGACCGGCCGGGGGATGGAGTTCAAACTAATTGAGCCTGAGGAG GTTGCCAGGCTCTGGGGTATCCAGAAGAACCGGCCAGCTATGAATTACGACAAACTGAGTCGCTCACTCCGATACTACTACGAGAAAGGCATCATGCAGAAG GTGGCTGGCGAGCGTTATGTGTACAAGTTTGTGTGCGAGCCCGAGGCCCTCTTCTCTCTGGCCTTCCCGGACAATCAGCGTCCAGCTCTCAAGGCTGAGTTTGACCGGCCGGTCAGTGAGGAGGACACAGTCCCTTTGTCCCACTTGGACGAGAGCCCCGCCTACCTCCCAGAGCTGGCTGGCCCTGCCCAGCCCTTTGGCCCCAAGGGTGGCTACTCTTACTAG
- the ETV4 gene encoding ETS translocation variant 4 isoform X4 — MLGTPRGSSTDARASDGVRTQPPRPQVSAPARGPGRVAGGSGRMERRMKGGYLDQQVPYTFCSKSPGNGSLREALTVPQGKLMDPGSLPPPDSEDLFQDLSHFQETWLAEAQVPDSDEQFVPDFHSENLAFHSPTTRIKKEPQSPCTDPALSCSRKPRLPYHHGEQCLYSRQIAIKSPAPGAPGQSPLQPFPRAEQRNFLRSSSASQPHPGHGYLGEHSSIFQQPLDVCHSFTPSQGAGREPLPAPYQHQLSEPCPPYPQQSFKQEYLDPLYEQAGQPAVGQGGVSGHRYPGAGVVIKQEQTDFSYDSDVPGYASMYLHTEGFSGPSPGDRTVGYGYEKPLRPFPDDVCVVPEKFEGDIKQEGMGAFREGPPYQRRGALQLWQFLVALLDDPTNAHFIAWTGRGMEFKLIEPEEVARLWGIQKNRPAMNYDKLSRSLRYYYEKGIMQKVAGERYVYKFVCEPEALFSLAFPDNQRPALKAEFDRPVSEEDTVPLSHLDESPAYLPELAGPAQPFGPKGGYSY; from the exons ATGCTCGGGACCCCTCGCGGCTCCAGTACAGACGCCCGGGCCTCAG ACGGTGTGCGAACgcagcccccccgcccccaggtctCTGCCCCCGCGCGGGGCCCGGGCCGTGTGGCCGGAGGGAGCGGCCGGATGGAGCGGAGGATGAAAGGCGGATACTTGGACCAGCAAGTGCCCTACACCTTCTGCAGC AAATCGCCCGGAAATGGGAGCTTGCGCGAAGCTCTGACGGTCCCACAGGGGAAGCTCATGGACCCGGGCTCCCTGCCGCCCCCCGACTCCGAAG ATCTCTTCCAGGATCTAAGTCACTTCCAGGAGACGTGGCTCGCTGAAG CTCAGGTACCGGACAGTGATGAGCAGTTTGTTCCTGATTTCCATTCGGAAAACT tAGCTTTCCACAGCCCCACCACCAGGATCAAGAAGGAGCCCCAGAGTCCTTGCACAGACCCGGCCCTGTCCTGCAGCAGAAAGCCCCGCCTCCCCTATCACCATGGCGAGCAGTGCCTTTATTCCAG ACAAATCGCCATCAAGTCCCCTGCCCCTGGTGCCCCCGGACAGTCGCCCCTGCAGCCCTTTCCCCGGGCAGAACAACGGAATTTCCTGAGATCCTCCAgcgcctcccagccccaccctggccACGGGTACCTCGGGGAGCACAG CTCCATCTTCCAGCAGCCCCTGGATGTCTGCCACTCCTTCACACCCTCTCAGGGAGCGGGCCGTgaacccctccctgccccctaccAACACCAGCTGTCGGAGCCCTGCCCACCCTACCCTCAGCAGAGCTTCAAGCAGGAATACCTTGACCCCCTGTATGAACAGGCCGGCCAGCCAGCAGTGGGCCAGGGTGGAGTCAGTGGGCACAGGTACCCAGGGGCGGGGGTGGTGATCAAACAGGAACAGACGGACTTCTCCTACGACTCAG ATGTCCCTGGGTATGCCTCAATGTACCTTCACACAGAGGGTTTCTCCGGGCCCTCTCCAGGTGACAGAACCGTGG GCTATGGCTATGAGAAACCTCTGCGACCATTCCCAGATGATGTCTGTGTCGTCCCTGAGAAGTTTGAAG GAGACATCAAGCAGGAAGGGATGGGAGCCTTCCGAGAGGGACCACCCTACCAGCGCCGGGGTGCCTTGCAGCTGTGGCAGTTTCTGGTGGCCCTGCTCGATGACCCGACGAATGCCCACTTCATTGCCTGGACCGGCCGGGGGATGGAGTTCAAACTAATTGAGCCTGAGGAG GTTGCCAGGCTCTGGGGTATCCAGAAGAACCGGCCAGCTATGAATTACGACAAACTGAGTCGCTCACTCCGATACTACTACGAGAAAGGCATCATGCAGAAG GTGGCTGGCGAGCGTTATGTGTACAAGTTTGTGTGCGAGCCCGAGGCCCTCTTCTCTCTGGCCTTCCCGGACAATCAGCGTCCAGCTCTCAAGGCTGAGTTTGACCGGCCGGTCAGTGAGGAGGACACAGTCCCTTTGTCCCACTTGGACGAGAGCCCCGCCTACCTCCCAGAGCTGGCTGGCCCTGCCCAGCCCTTTGGCCCCAAGGGTGGCTACTCTTACTAG
- the ETV4 gene encoding ETS translocation variant 4 isoform X2 codes for MLGTPRGSSTDARASDGVRTQPPRPQVSAPARGPGRVAGGSGRMERRMKGGYLDQQVPYTFCSKSPGNGSLREALTVPQGKLMDPGSLPPPDSEDLFQDLSHFQETWLAEAQVPDSDEQFVPDFHSENSFHSPTTRIKKEPQSPCTDPALSCSRKPRLPYHHGEQCLYSSAYDPPRQIAIKSPAPGAPGQSPLQPFPRAEQRNFLRSSSASQPHPGHGYLGEHSSIFQQPLDVCHSFTPSQGAGREPLPAPYQHQLSEPCPPYPQQSFKQEYLDPLYEQAGQPAVGQGGVSGHRYPGAGVVIKQEQTDFSYDSDVPGYASMYLHTEGFSGPSPGDRTVGYGYEKPLRPFPDDVCVVPEKFEGDIKQEGMGAFREGPPYQRRGALQLWQFLVALLDDPTNAHFIAWTGRGMEFKLIEPEEVARLWGIQKNRPAMNYDKLSRSLRYYYEKGIMQKVAGERYVYKFVCEPEALFSLAFPDNQRPALKAEFDRPVSEEDTVPLSHLDESPAYLPELAGPAQPFGPKGGYSY; via the exons ATGCTCGGGACCCCTCGCGGCTCCAGTACAGACGCCCGGGCCTCAG ACGGTGTGCGAACgcagcccccccgcccccaggtctCTGCCCCCGCGCGGGGCCCGGGCCGTGTGGCCGGAGGGAGCGGCCGGATGGAGCGGAGGATGAAAGGCGGATACTTGGACCAGCAAGTGCCCTACACCTTCTGCAGC AAATCGCCCGGAAATGGGAGCTTGCGCGAAGCTCTGACGGTCCCACAGGGGAAGCTCATGGACCCGGGCTCCCTGCCGCCCCCCGACTCCGAAG ATCTCTTCCAGGATCTAAGTCACTTCCAGGAGACGTGGCTCGCTGAAG CTCAGGTACCGGACAGTGATGAGCAGTTTGTTCCTGATTTCCATTCGGAAAACT CTTTCCACAGCCCCACCACCAGGATCAAGAAGGAGCCCCAGAGTCCTTGCACAGACCCGGCCCTGTCCTGCAGCAGAAAGCCCCGCCTCCCCTATCACCATGGCGAGCAGTGCCTTTATTCCAG TGCCTATGACCCCCCTAGACAAATCGCCATCAAGTCCCCTGCCCCTGGTGCCCCCGGACAGTCGCCCCTGCAGCCCTTTCCCCGGGCAGAACAACGGAATTTCCTGAGATCCTCCAgcgcctcccagccccaccctggccACGGGTACCTCGGGGAGCACAG CTCCATCTTCCAGCAGCCCCTGGATGTCTGCCACTCCTTCACACCCTCTCAGGGAGCGGGCCGTgaacccctccctgccccctaccAACACCAGCTGTCGGAGCCCTGCCCACCCTACCCTCAGCAGAGCTTCAAGCAGGAATACCTTGACCCCCTGTATGAACAGGCCGGCCAGCCAGCAGTGGGCCAGGGTGGAGTCAGTGGGCACAGGTACCCAGGGGCGGGGGTGGTGATCAAACAGGAACAGACGGACTTCTCCTACGACTCAG ATGTCCCTGGGTATGCCTCAATGTACCTTCACACAGAGGGTTTCTCCGGGCCCTCTCCAGGTGACAGAACCGTGG GCTATGGCTATGAGAAACCTCTGCGACCATTCCCAGATGATGTCTGTGTCGTCCCTGAGAAGTTTGAAG GAGACATCAAGCAGGAAGGGATGGGAGCCTTCCGAGAGGGACCACCCTACCAGCGCCGGGGTGCCTTGCAGCTGTGGCAGTTTCTGGTGGCCCTGCTCGATGACCCGACGAATGCCCACTTCATTGCCTGGACCGGCCGGGGGATGGAGTTCAAACTAATTGAGCCTGAGGAG GTTGCCAGGCTCTGGGGTATCCAGAAGAACCGGCCAGCTATGAATTACGACAAACTGAGTCGCTCACTCCGATACTACTACGAGAAAGGCATCATGCAGAAG GTGGCTGGCGAGCGTTATGTGTACAAGTTTGTGTGCGAGCCCGAGGCCCTCTTCTCTCTGGCCTTCCCGGACAATCAGCGTCCAGCTCTCAAGGCTGAGTTTGACCGGCCGGTCAGTGAGGAGGACACAGTCCCTTTGTCCCACTTGGACGAGAGCCCCGCCTACCTCCCAGAGCTGGCTGGCCCTGCCCAGCCCTTTGGCCCCAAGGGTGGCTACTCTTACTAG
- the ETV4 gene encoding ETS translocation variant 4 isoform X7, translating to MQLPGPCPPAPSQHHPSLLSCLFPPAQVPDSDEQFVPDFHSENLAFHSPTTRIKKEPQSPCTDPALSCSRKPRLPYHHGEQCLYSSAYDPPRQIAIKSPAPGAPGQSPLQPFPRAEQRNFLRSSSASQPHPGHGYLGEHSSIFQQPLDVCHSFTPSQGAGREPLPAPYQHQLSEPCPPYPQQSFKQEYLDPLYEQAGQPAVGQGGVSGHRYPGAGVVIKQEQTDFSYDSDVPGYASMYLHTEGFSGPSPGDRTVGYGYEKPLRPFPDDVCVVPEKFEGDIKQEGMGAFREGPPYQRRGALQLWQFLVALLDDPTNAHFIAWTGRGMEFKLIEPEEVARLWGIQKNRPAMNYDKLSRSLRYYYEKGIMQKVAGERYVYKFVCEPEALFSLAFPDNQRPALKAEFDRPVSEEDTVPLSHLDESPAYLPELAGPAQPFGPKGGYSY from the exons ATGCAGCTGCCGGGGCCCTGTCCCCCTGCACCGTCCCAGCACcaccccagcctcctctcctgcctcttcccACCAG CTCAGGTACCGGACAGTGATGAGCAGTTTGTTCCTGATTTCCATTCGGAAAACT tAGCTTTCCACAGCCCCACCACCAGGATCAAGAAGGAGCCCCAGAGTCCTTGCACAGACCCGGCCCTGTCCTGCAGCAGAAAGCCCCGCCTCCCCTATCACCATGGCGAGCAGTGCCTTTATTCCAG TGCCTATGACCCCCCTAGACAAATCGCCATCAAGTCCCCTGCCCCTGGTGCCCCCGGACAGTCGCCCCTGCAGCCCTTTCCCCGGGCAGAACAACGGAATTTCCTGAGATCCTCCAgcgcctcccagccccaccctggccACGGGTACCTCGGGGAGCACAG CTCCATCTTCCAGCAGCCCCTGGATGTCTGCCACTCCTTCACACCCTCTCAGGGAGCGGGCCGTgaacccctccctgccccctaccAACACCAGCTGTCGGAGCCCTGCCCACCCTACCCTCAGCAGAGCTTCAAGCAGGAATACCTTGACCCCCTGTATGAACAGGCCGGCCAGCCAGCAGTGGGCCAGGGTGGAGTCAGTGGGCACAGGTACCCAGGGGCGGGGGTGGTGATCAAACAGGAACAGACGGACTTCTCCTACGACTCAG ATGTCCCTGGGTATGCCTCAATGTACCTTCACACAGAGGGTTTCTCCGGGCCCTCTCCAGGTGACAGAACCGTGG GCTATGGCTATGAGAAACCTCTGCGACCATTCCCAGATGATGTCTGTGTCGTCCCTGAGAAGTTTGAAG GAGACATCAAGCAGGAAGGGATGGGAGCCTTCCGAGAGGGACCACCCTACCAGCGCCGGGGTGCCTTGCAGCTGTGGCAGTTTCTGGTGGCCCTGCTCGATGACCCGACGAATGCCCACTTCATTGCCTGGACCGGCCGGGGGATGGAGTTCAAACTAATTGAGCCTGAGGAG GTTGCCAGGCTCTGGGGTATCCAGAAGAACCGGCCAGCTATGAATTACGACAAACTGAGTCGCTCACTCCGATACTACTACGAGAAAGGCATCATGCAGAAG GTGGCTGGCGAGCGTTATGTGTACAAGTTTGTGTGCGAGCCCGAGGCCCTCTTCTCTCTGGCCTTCCCGGACAATCAGCGTCCAGCTCTCAAGGCTGAGTTTGACCGGCCGGTCAGTGAGGAGGACACAGTCCCTTTGTCCCACTTGGACGAGAGCCCCGCCTACCTCCCAGAGCTGGCTGGCCCTGCCCAGCCCTTTGGCCCCAAGGGTGGCTACTCTTACTAG